The genomic segment GGGCTTAATCTTTTGCGGCGTCGTGAAATCGTCGAAAGACCAACTGCTGTCGTGCTTGCTAGCCTTGGGACGACCCTCGGCAGGCTTGGGAGTATCTTGCGGGTCTGAGCCATCGGCGAAGTCAAAGTGCTGGAACTTCTTGGGGTTGGGTCTGTAGAACTTCTCGGGAGACTTCTGCTCGGGGCTGTCGGGCACATCTGCGTGCTCGTCGGCGTCGAACAAGCGACTGGGCTGGAAGTTCTTTCCGGCTCCAGCCTTGGGAGCGCCAAACTTGCTTGGAGACTCACCGCGCTCACGTCCGGCGCTGGGGGAGCTAGGTTCCTCGTGCTGGGGGCCAAGGATATCGTTGAAGGACCGTTGCTGAGGTCGGGTACCCGCATAAGGTGACACAACAGCTCGGGGTGCCTCTTCTTCCTGCTCCTCCCTGGGCGCAAACAGAGACAGAGAAGCATGGGGGTCTCGCAGCACATTGGTTGAGCTGCCTCGCGATCGGTGGGTCAACTCGTTGAAGTCGGGAGCCGGGGCATCGACCTTGCCGTTGGCCTTCAAGCCCTTGGTGATCAACTTGATTTGCTCCGTGCTATCCCGGATGGGCCAGTTGCGACCCGACTTTCCAATGATATCGCACTGCTTGAGAAGGGCGCCCTGGTCCCAAGATTGGCGAATCTGGGTGATCCTGCCCTCGCTATCGAAGTTCACGACGTGCATCTGTTGACAACGGAGCGGTTAGCCAAGTTCAAGCTACAAAGTAAGGAACGCGGGGCAGCACAAACAATCGGAAGGTAGACAGTCCGGTCAGACAGGAAGTTGTCGTCGAGACCAGGCAGGTATGCGCCGCCGCTAGTGACAAACTCCAGGGTAGTGTCAACCTCTGCAGCGATAGCATCGCGGCCCTCGACGATGTCCAGgatctcctccttcttcttcttcacctGGTTGCGCAAAGTGTTGAGGTGCTTGATGATATCGGTAGGACCATTGTAAGTGGTAGTGGTGGTAATGTAGTAGAGCGTCGCGTTGGGCGCGAGCAGCGACGAGTTGGGAGCAGTCAAGAACTGCTTGTACGTTGCGGCGGCCATGGTAGCCTTTGGGGATTCGAACGTGAGGAATGCGACGGGAATGCGATGCGAAAATGACGGTTTGTTTACTTGGTATTGGTGGAGTGGGCTCGTTGGAGCTGTTGTTTGTGCACGGCTCGAGGGGTTCAAGCAGTTGCAAGAAGAAAGCTCAGCAGGGCCAGAGAGACAATGACATGAAGAGGACTGGCGAAGCTCTTGTTGCAGAAGAGGGAAAAATAAGGAAAACAACAGACGGAGAATGTGTGGGTGGCTCAGCCCAAAACAAGCAGACCAGATGAGTTGTTCTGGAAGGGGGAGAGGGAAAATGAAGGGATGGGCCTGCGACAGGGAAGCAGGAGGGAAGGGGAAAGCGCGACACGTCTTCTTTGGAGGAGGGGCCGTTTCTGGTCACATCTGGAGACAAAGTTCCCAGTACTTGCTAAAGCTCAGCCTTTCCTGCGAATGAGGGCGTAGCGACGTGACAAGAGAAGGTAGAGATTACCTCTGCTCTTGGGGGCCGAGCACCCCCAGACTCAGCCTTGGCGTGCCATTGGCCGTTCGCCTGTCCAGCAAAGAGATCCTAGACAAAGGGGACCTTGCTTCCTGACGTAGCAGAGTACAAGATTATCTGCCTTGTCATGCTCATCGTCGTTCTGTCTTTCCTTAGCAGCGGCCCGCTCCATTACCACAACGCAGTAATAGAGTTTCCCAGAGATCTTTGTTTGCATTGCGTCCCGCTGCCTATTTTGCAGTAGGATACCGCGACATGACTCTGGCCCGCCTGCGGGAACGACGTCAAGGCTCGAGCAGTTCGCCTTCAGAGATAGAACCCAACAAGCTTCGACGTGTCATGTAACAGAACAGGAACCAAGTCACGGCCTGCGGCTCAACCACGATACGTGTAGGTACTGATGCGCAGGAGAATCCAATGATCTGCATGCGCGTGTTAAGGGCCTGTCTTGCGACCAAGGTAAACATAGCGCGGGAACCTCGTTGGACCAGCCctaggtatccgtacgccAATCGCACGTGGACAGCTAACCATCGCCTATGATCGGCTCGGCCGGTTCACGTTTCCCCGCCAAAGTAGCATTTCCAAAACATCAACATCCTGTTGATGATGAAAGCGAGATAAAGGGGTTTGAAAGCTCATATGATCTAAGCAAGATTCGGTCTGCCTCCGTCCAATGAGGGCAGACTTGTCAATCCAGCGCAAATACGTCCTAATATCGACCGACATGCAACAGAAGCACACTAGAAATGCAGGTCATGCACGCAGCACGACGCGCTTCTCATCTGCCCCTCGCCCCTCCTGTTGGTGGACGATTGGCGACCTGTGGTTGGTCTCTTTTCATCCCAGTCCCCTGTTTCATCCACGCTATTCAATCTCTTGTGGGTAGCGTTCCCGCCTGGGACCTTGCCGTCGGCCGAATCGGTCTCTAAGCAGATGGATGTAGTCACCGCAAAAGATAATTGCTAACACATGCTCAATGGTCGCCGCAGTTGAGGCTCTTTGGATTTCCCTTGGAATCAGAATAGAATATGGAGGTTGCCACGGTTCTCTTCTATTCTCACACAGTGAATAGTTGTGATCATGGAATTATTAACTTGTTCTCTAGACCTTGATGTTTAGCACCCTGTCTAAGAAACCAGGACCTGTACCGAGCGTACGGTATCTATGTAGCACAAAATGTCTCGCTTCCCTCTTTAGCCGTTGACAATGACACCGCCGTTGCAGTGGATCGTCTGTCCGGTGATGCTTGCACTGTCGGTGGAAGCCAGGAAAACCACACACGTCGCAATCTCTGAAGGCTGCGACGGGCGTCCAATGGGACTTGTGAACTCCTTTTGAGCCTTTTCATTCATGGTCGCGGGGATCAATGGAGTCCAGACCGGGCCGGGTGCAATCGCGTTGACGCGAATGCCCTTGTCGCAGTATTGATTGCTCAACCCACGAGTGAAGGAGATGACGGCGCCCTTAGTGGAGGTGTAATCCAAGAGATCAGGACGGCCGATATAAGCGTTGATGCTGGCGTTGTTGATAATGGTTGCGCCCTTCTTCATGTGAGGTAAGGCGtatttagaaaggtagaaAATGGGGTGGATATTGGTGTTGAAAGTGTGAATCCACTGGTCCCTGCAATGTCTGTTAGTACGCGGGAAAAAGCAGCGAGCCGGCTTATACAACTAACTCCTTCAAGTCCTTGATATTCTCGACCATCATCTGGTATGCGGCATTGTTGAAGAGGATGTCGATGCCGCCGAGCTTCTCCAGCGCAGTGTCGACAATCTTTTGGCAATTGGCGGCATCAGTGATATCAGTTGCGATGAGGTGGCATTTGCGACCATAGGACTCGACACGCTTCTTGGTTTCCTGagcatcctcctcctcgtcagGGAGATACGCAATGAGCGAATCGGCGCCCTCCATGGCAAAGAGAATTGCTGTGGCGCGGCCGATGCCAGAGTCACCACCAGTAATGACGGCTTTCAGGCCTTCAAGCTTTCCTGCAGCTTGATACAGCTTGGAGCCGCCATCTGCAGTTGGGACTCTGTCGAAAAGAGGGGTGACGGGCAGCTTTCCCTCCTTGCCGGGGAAGCTCTGGTCTGTGACCGGCACCTTGTAACCTGGTAACGAGTTGTGAGCTTTCTCTCTGTTGCGCAGTATCATGACATAAGTAACATACCTTCCTCGAACTGGGATTTGTCTGTCATTGTGGTGTGGGCGATTACTGAGCCTGTGGATGCACAGAGGTGTAGATGGATGAGCAATGTTTGGGATGTCAAGGAAGGACGGGACTTCTGAGGGAAAGAATTATAACGACCGAAGCAAAGACAGCAAGGAAGCTACTATCCATCGTGTCGTCAAGACAAGTATAGTAACTAGAAGGAGGTAGGTGCATAGGTAGAACGGTTACCCACATACCTCATCAACGACGTCATGGTGACTGCAATTACAGAAACATTGTGCGGTCTAGGCTCAGGCGCTATTTCCTTCCCTCACATGAATGCGCAAATAATTGGTTGAATTTCCGAGAGTAGGAGCTTTGCGGCTCTGTATTTTCTGATCGCACTCAACAACTCGATTCTTGCATGGGAGCCCGGAGACAACCGTCCGCTTGCACATTGGGTTGAGCTTTGCTGTGGTAACTCAAGAGCGGGACAATTCGTCCGGCATGATCTCCATCTGTCTCAATTGGACACTGTGCATCGCATGCCAAGGCTTCAGGCAGTCACCACGGCGCATCTAGCATACTGGATCATGATATCAGCCTTAGCAATGACGTGGTCATCTCATGATGGGAGACATTCGGCCATCGTATCGGCGGGAGGGCCTATGCGTCCCCGAAGCTTGAGACCCCACCCCATTGCCGTTCCGTCCTCATAATGTACCCCGCACCCGGACCCGACACGGAGTGAGCCGAGAGCAGAATACCTCCCGTACGGAGGGCCCTGTGCACCGACATGACCATGCTCTCCCGGCCGTAGTTATGGATCCTCAATACAGCTCCTTATCGTTGACTTTGCCGGTGTTTCCCCTCCCTCTTCGGAATATAGGGGCCCAACCCCCGCTCATGCAAACCACGTCATAATCTGACCACTCCCCGTTCACTTTCTTTTTCCTGACGGGCCAACCTCGGGACACAGAGGTTTTAATCTTGAGTGTGTATTTGACATGCGGCACAGAAAGACAAGCAAACACGCCACAGCTGAGCCCTGAGGTCTTTGATGTTTGCTGTCATGGGACCCGGTCAACCGGTCATCGGATCGTCTGTGTTGTAGGCCGGACCTCAAATGCTGACGGGCGCCTTTAAGATTTGAGACGTTATCCTCATTGCCACTTGCAAATTAACGGTTGTCGGATAGTTCACTGGTCCATCGAATTGATCATCAAGTGGCTGTGAATCATGAATCGACAGCTATCTTCAGCGAGTGAGACAGTGAAGCTTAGAGCCCGCCAACTGCTTCAAGTGGCGCGCGTAGTAGGCAAGCCTCTCCCGAGAGAATGGCGTTTGACAGCCAAAGCCCGCAAAGAGGAGAAAGGAGCCCAGTCGCCAAAAGCGCCAATTCTCTCACATTCACGGACCCAGCTGTTGTCGTTGTTGGAGACAACGGGCCACAAAAGCCGTTGTTGAGAAGTGACATATCATTTAGCCTAAGGATTTGATGCTCGTCGACTTAGCGCAACGGCATTCTCGATCCTGCCTTCACATCAATCAGTTCTCGCACGCTCGCACTCAACAAAAGGAAGGGGCAGGAAGCTAAGTTGGTAGAATTTCTACGATGATCTGGTCGGCGAGCAGAAATTCGGTCCAGCCTACTTTCGACTCTTGAGGTGGCCCACGTAAGCGCCAATGAAGCAAATTACAGGATCGAGCGCATTGTTCACTATTTGAGCTGTCAGTCGGGGACGATCTGATCGAACTCGACTCTCCCCCGTGGGCCTGATACGATGAGCTACTGACCCCAATTATATCTCACCAAGTTGCATTTGCCTGGTTACCTATGGATACTTTGGCCGGCTGTTAAATGCACCTCGCTCTGTCAGTGCAATTTGATTGACACTGACAAGCAAACAAGTTCCGCGTGGGATGCCACCGCGGCTTCTGTCCGGCATTGCCAAGTTCAAACTTCAGACTTGCTCCTGGGACCTGAGTGAACAAGGTTCACTGCAACGTGCCTGGCGTAAAGTAACGCCTGCTAATTATCCAACCCTGGAGCTTCCTCGATTGGCGAATCCATTCAATACCCCTGGCTCCGGCAGGCTCCCCCGGCCTGTGCTACCCTGGTGTTTGCTTCGGTCTCGTTGGACCTCCTCCATCTCCATCCAACCTCAACTTTCTTTTCTGCTTTCATCCTCGACTTTCCTCCTCGAGACCGTCAGACCGCCTCGGCATTTGCTTGGAGGCATTTTCAAATACAGCCACGGCCATAATCCGATACTGTCTGCCCGCCCCTCTCTGCCACCATTTGACAGGTCAGTCAACCAGTCAACCTGCACCGGCTCTGCCTGGATAAGCTTCCCCGTTGAACTTCGCGGTTCCGCACGACGTGGCCCACACATGTAGGTACTGGCAATTTTCGCATTCGTCGGCCGATGGCAATGACTCGCCAGCCTTTTGGCTAAACGAACGTTGGTCCCGCCGCGGGAAGGGCTGAACTAACGAGTGGTTCTTCGTACGGCCGATACACTGAGACAGTATTGTCCTCCGTTGCTGCCCATCCACCGATCCAATCTAACTTCACTCGGGTATCCATGTCGTCCACTCTGGCTTACTCTGCCTTCTTTCGCATCGTACGATGGGCAAACTTGCCGAACGCCAGGCGGCCCTCGAGACCGAGAAAACTCTTCCAGATTATCGCAGTTTCCCGTAAGGGTACCATCAGCGTACCCCATGTACGGATAATGATGGTCCTTCGGCTTCGGCCGAATCGCAACCACCCAATTCCCAGAGGCAAAATGCTCAAGGCAAGACATGCACCGAGGGACCACGTTGCGAAGCAGGCCTCAAAGAACCATCCTGATGCACAACAAATGCATGGTTATCGGGTTCTTGTCTGCTTACCAGCAGGCTAAATACTTGGTCATAAACGATAACTGAGAGAGCCAGCATCGAGTCTCGACTGTTGTGGTCCCCAACTTGCTGCTCCGACTAATGATTTCTTTTTCTAGGAGATAAAATAAGTCAATGCGGACTGACGATTTTCTCTGTCGATCAAGAGCTATGGCCTCTCGCCACCAGCCATCTAGCAGGATCATAATAATACACTCTCGCTGCTTGCACATTGTGCACTTTTGAAGCTCCAAGATATGACGCTGCCCCCCTGGCCCGCGGTTTATGGACCTGGTCACGATCCGGAGCCTTGGAACCCATCTCCGCTTTCATATCGAGCATCCGCCTGGGAGGCATGTACGGATACCGCGAGATCATCAATTTAACAGTCATACAGGGAATCTCATCC from the Colletotrichum lupini chromosome 3, complete sequence genome contains:
- a CDS encoding short-chain dehydrogenase encodes the protein MTDKSQFEEGYKVPVTDQSFPGKEGKLPVTPLFDRVPTADGGSKLYQAAGKLEGLKAVITGGDSGIGRATAILFAMEGADSLIAYLPDEEEDAQETKKRVESYGRKCHLIATDITDAANCQKIVDTALEKLGGIDILFNNAAYQMMVENIKDLKEDQWIHTFNTNIHPIFYLSKYALPHMKKGATIINNASINAYIGRPDLLDYTSTKGAVISFTRGLSNQYCDKGIRVNAIAPGPVWTPLIPATMNEKAQKEFTSPIGRPSQPSEIATCVVFLASTDSASITGQTIHCNGGVIVNG